The DNA region CTGCTGCAGGAGGCTACCGAGTCCGCGACCTGGGAATCGCTTGGTGGATGGCTCCCACTGGCCGACCGAGTCCCACCAGTCGCCACCGTCGTCGTACCAACCTGCATCGATGCAGAAGTACTCGGCACCCACTGATGCCGCGCTGCGGATCAGTGGTTCGAGCTTCTCGGTCGTCGGGTCACCCATCAGGGTGTTCATGTAGTCGTTGAAGACGACGGCTGGGCGCCGAGAGGCGTCTCGCAGTGTGCGGCGGTGCTTGGTCAGTTCCGCGACGGCACCAACCCATCCCTGGTTCGAGAACGCGACTGAGACCGGGACCGACGTGAAGGACCCACCCGGCTCCAGCGTCCGGAGCCATGCGTGGTCCGCGTCCGTCGGCCCGAAGAGGCCCAGCACCAGCGAGGAGCGATCGTCGGAGCGCAACCGCTCGCCGAGCTCGACGCGCCAGGCTCCGTTGTGCTCCACCTGCCAGGCCATCGCAGGTCCGCTGCCACGCCGCGCAATCACGCCCGCCGGAATGCGCTGTCCGGATGACCAGGCCCCTTGGCTGACGATCGTCCGGGCCCCTCGTGCGTCTTGGTGCTGGTGGAGGTCCAGTGCCAAGGAGACCAGTCCGTCTTGGGAACGCAGCGGCACCGTCGACCAGCGGCTCTCGCCGATCCAGTCGCTCGCTCCCTCGATGCTGTCGATCTGTTCGAGCTCCGTTGCACCGAGGGGCTCGCCGACGACGAAGGAGGAGACGGCCTGCAGGTGCACCGGCCCGACGCCGGCGTTCCGCACGGTCGTCCATGTCCGCAGCGCGGCAGCGTCGCCTGAGAGTCGGAGAGTGGAGCGCACCTCGATACCGCTCACTGGGTCGTGCTGATCGATCACGACGTTGTGAAACCGCTGATCTTCGGTGACCGCGTGACGCACGTAGAGCAGCTGTGAGCCGATGGCAGTCCTCGTGTTGCGGAGGTTCGCCGCCTGTCGCCCGTGGCCGACCGCCAGGACCTCGACGAGGGGCTGCGCGTTCGCATCCGCCGCTCCCCCAAGACCGACACACCGCACACACGTGCCCAAACCGCCCTCGAGGCGCAGATCGGGCCCCCCCAGTTCCCGGAGGTTCAGAGAGATGCCCTGGACAGACTGGTCAATCATGGCGAGTGGCACTCCCCGGCTCGGCGTCGTTGCGTACTCTATGAAACCGCCTATCACGGAGAATGGCAAGCGAACGGCTCAGGTCGTTGCCGACGCCTGACCGAAGGCCGGGCCGTCAGGAGGCCGTGCGGCGCACCGGTCCGGTAGACGCGCGCACGATCAGGTCCGGCGTCATGCGAACCGAGTGGGGCGAGGCGGTGTGCCCGATCGAGGCGAGCAGCAGCGTGAATGCCTGGTGCCCCAGGGCGACGAAGTCCTGGCGCACGGTGGTCAGGGGTGGTGTCCAGAGCTGCGAGAGCGGGTGGTCGTCGAAGCCGATCACGCTGATGTCGTCCGGAACGACCCGGCCGTGATCGGCGAGCGCCTTGGTCAGACCCATCGCGAGCTCGTCATTTCCGCAGAGCACGGCTGTGACACTGCTGTCCGCGAGAAGGTGGAGTCCGGCGTCGTACCCAGAGGTCGGCGGCCAGTCGGCCTGGATGACTGGCGGCACTCGTGCGCCAGCGGCTTCGAGCGCGCTGCGCCATCCGAGCATGCGCGAGCTGGGGCGACCCGTTGATGGGATGGCGACGTGATGGACGGTGGCGTGTCCCAAGTCGAGCAGGAACCGCGTCGCGCGCGCAGCCGCCTCGTGGTCATCCATGTAGGCATGAGGAACAGCCTCGCCCGCGGGTCGACCGGCTGCGACTGCCACTGTAGGCAGCCACGGCGGTACCGCCGCCAGGACGGCGACGCCAGGCGGGTCGTACTCCAGGACTACCGCACCAGCAACAGGCTGGCCGAGCGCAAGATCGATGGATGCCTCCACGGTCGACAGGCTGTCGCTCTCCACCACGGAGATGACGACCATGTAGCCGGCTTGGCGAGCAGCCTCCTCCACGCCCTGGATGGTGGAGGCGTAGCCGAAGCGGGTGGTGTCACCGGCGAAGACAACGATCATCAGCTGGGTGCCGGTCGACAGCGCTCGCGCGGCGGCGTTGGGGCGAAATCCCAGCTCGCGGATCGCAGCCAGGACCCGCTCGCGACGCTCAGGACTAACCCGCGTCGTCCCGCTGAGAACCCGCGAGACGGTAGGTACAGACACCCCCGCCGCTCGCGCCACATCAGCAATGACGGGGGGCTTCACGCGATTCTCGATGGTCACACGACAAGGCTACGGGGATCGCCTGCACCCGGGTCCAAGGGGAGCGCCGATGCAGTCGACGCGGTCAGCGGCGCACTGTCCGGTGGTCACCGCGGATGCGAGGGGCGATCGGATTGACACGGCGGGAGCCGCGGAGCACTCTCGAGTCAACATTGTTGACGACGGCGTCCGCAGCTGTGCCTGCGCGCAACCTGAGGCGCCCCCAGGAAAGGACCTTCGGATGAAGGCCGTGATGGTGACCTGACCCGGCCGGGTCGAGATCGTGGATGTACCGGAGCCGACGGTGGGACCGCGCGACATCCTGGTGCGGCCCAAGGCCTGCGGGATCTGCGGGTCGGACCTCTACTACATCGCCATCGGCGGTATCCCGCCGCGTCAGGGCGAGACGATCCTGGGGCATGAGGCGGCCGGGGAGATCGCCGAGGTGGGCGCGGAGGTCACCGGCCTGTCCGTGGGCGACCACGTGGTGGTCAACCCGATGGCGGACCCGACGGGCATCATCGGCAACGGCGGTCCCACCGGTGCGCTGTCGGAGCTGCTGGTGATCCGCGACGCGGTGGTCGGGCGCAGCGTCCGCGTGGTGCCGAAGGACCTGCCGTGGGACGCCGCCGCGCTCAACGAGCCGATGGCCGTCGCCTTGCACGCGGTGAATCAGAGCCGCCTGCCCGCGGGCGGGAAGGCGGTGGTCTTCGGCGCCGGTCCGATCGGCCTTGGTGCCGCGATCGGGTACAAGGCGCTGGGCGCCGCGCACGTGGTCGTCGTCGACATCCTCCCGGGCCGGCTCGACAAGGCTCTCGCGGTGGGTGCCGATGCGGTGATCAACTCAGCCCAGGAGGACGTCAAGGAGCGGCTCACCGAGCTGCACGGCACGGCCGCCGATGGTCTGGGCCACCCTCGGCCGGGCACCGACGTCTACCTCGACGCCGCAGGAGTGCCGGCGGTGATCGACACCGTCATGGTGTGCGCCAAGCATCGGGCCCGGCTGAGCATCCCGGCGGTGCACAAGAAGCCGGTGCCGGTCGACTTCGGCGCCGTGCTGGCGAGCGAGGTCGAGATCGTCACGTCGATGGGCTACCCGACGGAGATCTTCGAGGTCACCGACCACATCATCGCGCGCCCCGAGGCGTACCGGGCGATCATCAGCGACCGCTTCGACTTCGCCCACGCCCTGGACGCGTTCGCGCTCGCGCAGACGCCGGGCGCCGCGGAGAAGATCATCATCACGTTCTGACGACGTGCGCCGCTCCCAGGGCTCCGCGGCCCCGCGCCGCAGGCACGTCCTGCTGCTCCTGATATGGAGGGACCCGCTGTCAAGTGGGCAGGGTGAGGCGCCGCCCGGATGGGTTCTGGGCGGCGCCTCCTTGTTGACTCTGTGGCCCCGGGGTCCGGTGAGCGTGTCGTTGGCGACGCGCGGTCAGACTGATATGCGCGGGTTGGCTACCGCAGGACGGGCTGTTCGGCAGGAGCGGATCGCGGGTCTAGAGTCGGGCGTCGCGAGCCTGGGGGCTCGTTGCTCATAGGAGTTTCGCGGGTCGCTCCACGCGCTGCTACCGGTCTGGGGTCAGGAGTCAGATCGTGGGCCTGGTGGTTCAGCGGGCCGTCGTGTGGTCCTCGAGGGTGGCCAGTGACCAGCACCAGCCGGCGAGCTCGCGGGCGATGGCGACGTTGGCGATCACGGGTCGCTTGTGGTGTTCGTCGAACCGGACCCAGCGGGCGTGCAGACGCCGGTTCCCCTCGTCACCGCGGGCGCGGGCAGCCGGTGAGGCCAGGTCCCAGCGGGCCAACATGGTCGCACCGGGTCGGTAGCGGGCCCGGTGGTGCCAGGCTGCTTCGACCAGCAGCCGACGGGCGTGGGTGTTGCCGGTCTTGGTGATCGAGCCCTGCACCCGGCGGGCCCCCGAGGAGTGCTCGCTGGGGACCAGACCGACGAAGGAGCCGATGGTGTTGCCGGTGAACCGGTGCCAGTCACCGATCTCGACCGCCAGGGCGAACGACGTCAACGTCGAGACACCCCGCAGGCAGCTCAACCGCCGCACGACCGGGGTGAACTCGCTGTCCGTGGCCATCGCGGTGATCGCAGCGTCGAGCCGGTCGCGGCGCGCATCGGTGGCGAGCACGGCGTCGTAGTCGGACTCGAAGGCCATCTGCACCGCCGGGGCCTCGAAGTGCTGGCGTCGTAGCCACCCGTCGTGGGTCCCGGTCCACGCCTGCCCGCCGTCGTAGACGATCCCGTGGCGCAGCAGCAGCTTCGAGAGCCGGTGCCGGGCTCGCATCAAGTCCCCGCGGCAGTCCTCTCGCGCCCGGACCAGGTCCCGGGCCGCCTCCTGGTCCTCGGAGGGAATGACCACGGCGGTGATCTCGTCCAGCCGCAACAGCCGGGCGAGGTGCACCGCGTCCCTGGCGTCGGTCTTGACCCGATCCCCCGACGGTCGCTGCAACTTCGAGGGAGCCGCGACCACGCACCGAATCCCGTCCGCCTTCAGTGCCCGCGCGAGCCCGAAGCCGGTCGGCCCGGCCTCATACGTCGCCGCGACCGGACCCGGCAACGCGCCTATCCACCCGCGGATGTGCTCGTGCGAGGGCGTCAACCTCGCCTGGAACAGCTCGCCCGTCACGCCATCGATCGCAGCCGCCGCGACCGACCGTGCGTGCACGTCGAGCCCCACACTCGTACGCTCAGAGAACACCGGGGCCTCCCACACATGTCGGATAGGCCGAGCAGGCAGCCCCTACTCGGTAACCCACGAGATTGCGTGAGTGAGGCCCCGGCCCGCAACCACCCACACCCGGGCGGTCACTCCATACCGTCTAGGCTGACGCCATGGCACGGGGCTCCGGGACGGCGACGCGCGGGCGGATCCTGACCGCCGCGGCGACGATGTTCGCCGAGCGCGGCTTCGCCGGCGTCACCGTGCGCGACATCGCGGCCGACGCCGGTGCCGACGCCGCCCTCGTCATCCGGCACTTCGGTTCCAAGGAGCTGCTCTTCCTCGAGGCGGTGCACTCACGGTTCGCCGACCGGCCCCTCGACGACGTGCCGCTCGAGGACCTGGGTCGCAGCTTCACGACCTCCTTGCTCGACGCGGACGAGGCGACCCGGGGGGTCTACCTCGCGCTGCTCCGGGGCAGCGACCGGCCCCGGATCAAGGCGCGTCTGACCACGAACCACGAGTCCCACTTCGTCGCGCCCCTGCGGGCCCGGCTGTCCGGACCGGACGCCGACACGCGCGCCCGGCTCGCCGGAGCGCTGCTCGCCGGGCTGCTGTACTCGCTGTGGGTCGTCGAGGACCCAGGCCTGCGCGCCATGGACCGTGCCGAGCTCGTCGAACGGTACGGGGGACTGCTCCAGCGCCTGCTCACCGGCTGAGCCGGGAGCTCACACGTCGAGGTCCGCACCTGCGGCCTCCTTGCGGTTGCGTCCAGGGCCGACCGGCCGCCGTCGATGCCGGCACACGACAGGGCCCGGGTAGGACGCCCTCCGCGTCCCACCCGGGCCTGTTCGAGCCGCCGGCTCCGGTCGCTATGCCTGCCTGCGCCCAGCGTCGGCGGCAACGTCGGGTCGGCCGGCGCCGGCGCCGGCGGTCGCGTCGAGCGACTCGAGCGCGAGTGGAGACGCGTCGTCCGCGGCTCCCTCGACGGACATCTGCGGCGTGATGCGGTCCGCCCATCGGGGGTAGGCCCAGTTGCGTCGCCCGATCAGGTGCATGAGCGCGGGGACGAGCGACAGGCGGACGACGAAGGCGTCCACGAGGATCGCGACACCCAGGCCGATGCCCATGGCTGCCACGATCCGCTCACCGCCGAAGCTGAAGGAGGCGAACACGCTGAGCATGATCGTTGCGGCGGTACCGATGACGCGGGCGGTCTCCGCCACTCCGACCCGCACGGCGCGGCGGTTGTCCCGGGAGTGGGCCCACTCCTCGTGCATCCGGCTGACGAGGAACACCTGGTAGTCCATGGACAGCCCGAACACCACGCCGACCAGGATCACCGGGACGATGAACATGATCGGGGCTCCGGAGCCCACGCCCAGCAGCTGGCTGCCCCAGCCGAGCTGGAAGATGGCCGTGATGACTCCCAGGCCCACGGCGATCGTCGCCACGTTGGTCAGTGCGCCGACGAGGGGGACGAGCACGCTACGGAACGCCATCGCCAGGAGGAGGAACCCCAGCAGCGCGACGATGCCGAGGTACAGCGGCAGCCGGCTCATCAGTGCCTGCGAGACGTCGATGTTCGTTGCGGTCTCCCCGCCCACGTAGACCGTCAGGTCGGTGCCGCTCTCGGCACTCGGGATCACCTGGTCGCGGAGAGTGGTGACGAGCTCCTCGGTGGCTGCGGTCTGCGCGCTCGTGGCCGGCACGACCGCAGCGATTGCGATCGCCTGACCAGGCTGGACGGGCGCGGCCTGGACGGCGGCCACACCCGGGACGTCGGAGAGGCCGGCCACGAGGTCGTCGAACGCTGTCGCCGACGCGGCGTCGGGTACGCGGGCCGCGAGCACCAGCGTGGCGTCCACGCCGTCACCGAAGGCCGGGGACATCAGGTCGTAGTACTCGCGAGTGGGCGAACCCTGAGGGTCGCTGCTGGCGTCGGCGTTGCCGACCCGCATGCCCACCACGGGGGCGGCGAGGGCGGTCAGGACCAGCAGCGCGGCCACGGCGACCAGCCGGGGGTGGCGCTGGACGGTCAGGGACCACCGAGTTCCCATGCGGACGCGCGCGCTGGTCGGTGCCGCAGAGCCCAGGGCGAGCTCCCGGCGCTGGCGCCGAGAGAGGACCTTGAGCCCGATCATCCCCAGCAGCGCCGGGAGCAGGGTGAGGGCCGAGATCACGGTGAACAGCACCGTGAGGGCGGCCGCCTGCGCCATCCCGGTCAGGACGCTCAGGTCGACCACGAACATGGCCAGCAGGGCGACCATGACGGTCAGGCCGGCGAAGACCACCGCGCGCCCGGAGGTGTCGAGCGCCTTGGCGATGGCATCGGGCAACGACGCGCCGGCCATCAGGGCCTTGCGGTGGCGGTTCACGATGAACAGCGCGTAGTCGATGCCGACGCCGAGGCCGATCAGCGCACCCATGGTCAGCGAGGTGGAGTCCAGGGACATCACGTGCGAGGCGAGGACCACGACCAGCAGCGACGCGCCCACCCCGGTCACCCCGGTCAGGATCGGCAGGGCCGACGCCCACACCGATCGGAACGCGACGAAGAGCAGGACGATCGCGGCCAGCAGGCCGATGACCTCCATGCCGTGGGAGGGTTCGGGCAGCTGCGAGAACGCCTGGCCCCCGGCGGCCGCCTCGACGGTCGCGCTGTCGTAGCGGTCGGTGATGGCCCGCACCGCATCGACGTCGACCTCGCTCGTCGCGGTGACGCGGGCGAACGCCGTGCTCTCGTCGGGGTTGATCTGAGCTGTGCCGGCGCCGCTGTAGGGGCTGGTGACGGACTCCACACCGGGTACCGCGGCGACCTCGGCCAGCATCGCCGCCACCTGCTGCTCGACCGCCGGGTCGTCGATGGCCACGCCGTCGGTGCGCCAGACGACGTTTCCCACCGACGTGCCGTCCGCACCGGCCTCCGCGATGAGCGCGTAGGCCGTGGACGACTCGCTGTCGGGCAGCTGCGCTGCAGTCGTGAAGGCGGTGCCGGCAGAGAACACGGCCGCCATCAGGCCGATGAGCGCGGCGATCCACACCGCGAGGACGACGCGGCGGCGCCGATAGCACCAGCGGGCAAGTGTCGACATGATCGGGACCTCTCTCGGGTTGGTCGTTGTCACCCTCGAGACTCCCCGGCTGCTCGTCTCCGGGCGTCAACCATGCGCTGTGATCGACCTACCGCGTGCGCGGTACCGCAGCGGTCCGGCTCGGCCCAGTCGCGGTAGAGCGCGCGCCGCGTTCGCACCACGACACCGACCCGCCCGGCACGAAAGCCTTCTTGAACCGCCGAGGAAGGGAGCAGCCATGGCCACGACGTCCGTCGCCGATCCGACGGCGCGCCACCGTGCGTCCGTGCTCGGCCGCTTCGCACTGACCGGCCTCGCGGCCAACGCGGCCTATGCAGTGGTCTTCCTCGCCGCCGGCGGGACGGCGACTGCACTGGTCGGGCTCTGCACAACGACGGCCACACTCGCCGTCTGGAACCTGGTCGCACCGCACGCGGGGCGCGTGGCGACCCTTGGCGTCCTCGCTCTCACCACCGGCGCCGTCGGGCTGGTCAACTTCGGGGTCCTGAACCGTGTCATCGGCGCCCGCACCGGCGCGCGCCAGGTGCCCGCGCGTCAGCCAGCGGGATCCGCGTGATGACGTGCGCACCAGGTCGCCACGACGCCGTGCGGTCGCGTGCGACGGCGATCGTGGCTCCGAGCAGCGGGCACGCGTCGTTCGAGGAGGAGATGTGACCGCACCCGCCCCCACCCGATCGACGACGGACCTCATCGCGGGTCTCACCCGGTCCTCGGGGCGACTGGCAGAGCGCCGCCTGTTCGTCGCCGCCGTCGCCGCGTACGCGCTGTGGACCATCGGCGTCGTCCTCGGCTGGACGGACGGGGTCGACGCCGCGTTCGGCCACCCCGTCCTCGAGCCCCGATCACCGGCCGGCCAGCTGGCCGAGGTGTTCGCGTCCGCCACCCACCCCTTCGTCATCGTGGCAGTGACCGTCTCCCTGGCGCTGCGGTCGTTCCGCCGCCGCCAGCGGCGTCTGGCGCGGGCGCTCGCCCTGGCTTCGCTCGGAGTGCCCCTCTGGGTCGTTCAGCAAGCCCTGTACGGCCGGCCACGCCCGTCGTCCCTCTTCTCAGACTCGGTCACGGCTTCCCTCAGCGCCTACCCTGCCGGGCACATGGTGGCAGCGACGATCCTCACGTGGGTCCTGGTGACCACGGCGAATGCCCAGCGCAGGCCCGGTGCCGCCCGCTGGAAGCGCCGGATCTTCGGGGCCATGCTCGTCACGACCGTCGGGGTGGACCAGTGGGCGATGGGCACCGAGTCCGGCACCGACCTGATCGGCGGGCAGCTGCTGGGCATCGCGGTCGCGGTCGGCGCGCTCTGGTTCAGTCGGGTCGCGACGATCACCGGTGCCTGGCGACCAGGGCGTGCTGTCCTGCCCGGCCGGCAGGCGGCGGTGATCTACAACCCGACCAAGGTGCTCGAGCTGGACCAGTTCCGCCGGCGGGTCGAGTTCGCGCTGAGCCGCAGCGGATGGCAACCCACCCTCTGGCTCGAGACGCTGGTCGACGACCCCGGTCGGGGGATGGCACGCGCGGCCCTCGCCAGGGGCGTCGACCTCGTGCTCGTCGCGGGCGGGGACGGCACGGTGCGCACCGTGTGCGCCGAGCTGGCCGGGTCCGCCGTGCCCGTCGGCCTCGTGCCGGCCGGCACCGGAAACCTCCTGTGCCGCAACCTGGGCATCCCGCTCGACGAGGACGACGCGATCGCCGTCGCCCTGCGCGGCGTACCCACGGCGATCGACATGGTGCGCTGGACGGTCGACGGCCAGTCCCGGATCTTTGCCGTGATGGCCGGCGT from Cellulomonas sp. KRMCY2 includes:
- a CDS encoding LacI family DNA-binding transcriptional regulator; the encoded protein is MTIENRVKPPVIADVARAAGVSVPTVSRVLSGTTRVSPERRERVLAAIRELGFRPNAAARALSTGTQLMIVVFAGDTTRFGYASTIQGVEEAARQAGYMVVISVVESDSLSTVEASIDLALGQPVAGAVVLEYDPPGVAVLAAVPPWLPTVAVAAGRPAGEAVPHAYMDDHEAAARATRFLLDLGHATVHHVAIPSTGRPSSRMLGWRSALEAAGARVPPVIQADWPPTSGYDAGLHLLADSSVTAVLCGNDELAMGLTKALADHGRVVPDDISVIGFDDHPLSQLWTPPLTTVRQDFVALGHQAFTLLLASIGHTASPHSVRMTPDLIVRASTGPVRRTAS
- a CDS encoding zinc-binding dehydrogenase, producing the protein MGPRDILVRPKACGICGSDLYYIAIGGIPPRQGETILGHEAAGEIAEVGAEVTGLSVGDHVVVNPMADPTGIIGNGGPTGALSELLVIRDAVVGRSVRVVPKDLPWDAAALNEPMAVALHAVNQSRLPAGGKAVVFGAGPIGLGAAIGYKALGAAHVVVVDILPGRLDKALAVGADAVINSAQEDVKERLTELHGTAADGLGHPRPGTDVYLDAAGVPAVIDTVMVCAKHRARLSIPAVHKKPVPVDFGAVLASEVEIVTSMGYPTEIFEVTDHIIARPEAYRAIISDRFDFAHALDAFALAQTPGAAEKIIITF
- a CDS encoding IS110 family transposase; translation: MFSERTSVGLDVHARSVAAAAIDGVTGELFQARLTPSHEHIRGWIGALPGPVAATYEAGPTGFGLARALKADGIRCVVAAPSKLQRPSGDRVKTDARDAVHLARLLRLDEITAVVIPSEDQEAARDLVRAREDCRGDLMRARHRLSKLLLRHGIVYDGGQAWTGTHDGWLRRQHFEAPAVQMAFESDYDAVLATDARRDRLDAAITAMATDSEFTPVVRRLSCLRGVSTLTSFALAVEIGDWHRFTGNTIGSFVGLVPSEHSSGARRVQGSITKTGNTHARRLLVEAAWHHRARYRPGATMLARWDLASPAARARGDEGNRRLHARWVRFDEHHKRPVIANVAIARELAGWCWSLATLEDHTTAR
- a CDS encoding TetR/AcrR family transcriptional regulator — protein: MARGSGTATRGRILTAAATMFAERGFAGVTVRDIAADAGADAALVIRHFGSKELLFLEAVHSRFADRPLDDVPLEDLGRSFTTSLLDADEATRGVYLALLRGSDRPRIKARLTTNHESHFVAPLRARLSGPDADTRARLAGALLAGLLYSLWVVEDPGLRAMDRAELVERYGGLLQRLLTG
- a CDS encoding MMPL family transporter, whose product is MSTLARWCYRRRRVVLAVWIAALIGLMAAVFSAGTAFTTAAQLPDSESSTAYALIAEAGADGTSVGNVVWRTDGVAIDDPAVEQQVAAMLAEVAAVPGVESVTSPYSGAGTAQINPDESTAFARVTATSEVDVDAVRAITDRYDSATVEAAAGGQAFSQLPEPSHGMEVIGLLAAIVLLFVAFRSVWASALPILTGVTGVGASLLVVVLASHVMSLDSTSLTMGALIGLGVGIDYALFIVNRHRKALMAGASLPDAIAKALDTSGRAVVFAGLTVMVALLAMFVVDLSVLTGMAQAAALTVLFTVISALTLLPALLGMIGLKVLSRRQRRELALGSAAPTSARVRMGTRWSLTVQRHPRLVAVAALLVLTALAAPVVGMRVGNADASSDPQGSPTREYYDLMSPAFGDGVDATLVLAARVPDAASATAFDDLVAGLSDVPGVAAVQAAPVQPGQAIAIAAVVPATSAQTAATEELVTTLRDQVIPSAESGTDLTVYVGGETATNIDVSQALMSRLPLYLGIVALLGFLLLAMAFRSVLVPLVGALTNVATIAVGLGVITAIFQLGWGSQLLGVGSGAPIMFIVPVILVGVVFGLSMDYQVFLVSRMHEEWAHSRDNRRAVRVGVAETARVIGTAATIMLSVFASFSFGGERIVAAMGIGLGVAILVDAFVVRLSLVPALMHLIGRRNWAYPRWADRITPQMSVEGAADDASPLALESLDATAGAGAGRPDVAADAGRRQA
- a CDS encoding diacylglycerol kinase family protein, which translates into the protein MTAPAPTRSTTDLIAGLTRSSGRLAERRLFVAAVAAYALWTIGVVLGWTDGVDAAFGHPVLEPRSPAGQLAEVFASATHPFVIVAVTVSLALRSFRRRQRRLARALALASLGVPLWVVQQALYGRPRPSSLFSDSVTASLSAYPAGHMVAATILTWVLVTTANAQRRPGAARWKRRIFGAMLVTTVGVDQWAMGTESGTDLIGGQLLGIAVAVGALWFSRVATITGAWRPGRAVLPGRQAAVIYNPTKVLELDQFRRRVEFALSRSGWQPTLWLETLVDDPGRGMARAALARGVDLVLVAGGDGTVRTVCAELAGSAVPVGLVPAGTGNLLCRNLGIPLDEDDAIAVALRGVPTAIDMVRWTVDGQSRIFAVMAGVGLDAQIMRDTDPRLKTVLRGGAYVVAAAQQVMMPAFGATVTVDGVTCHDGDAVIAMVGNVGRLQGGIQLIPGASPTDGELDVLVASKAGLAGLIRPASAALRVATEPPPTHVRGQRVDVVLDRPVAYQLDGDMSGEAMAFTAEVLPHALLVMTPQPSVRRHFARPRHMPGSRHSAPRE